In Microbacterium enclense, one genomic interval encodes:
- the raiA gene encoding ribosome-associated translation inhibitor RaiA, producing MDTNIVGVGVGITDRFRTVVEEKVSRIEHLAPRAQTLDVKVTHRSYRNGRMEDDTVELTLDGKGPVVRAEATDADKFAALDLAVDKISEQIRRAKDKRIDARNHPRGAKFEKGTGELSGIDVQPASVDVLRAVATGEVPVQSDSGAGEDYSPVVIREKEFGAEWMTAEEAVDRMELVGHDFFLFIDARTDHPSVVYRRKGWDYGVIALSTQAPPQAVAS from the coding sequence ATGGACACCAACATCGTCGGCGTGGGAGTCGGTATCACCGATCGTTTCCGCACGGTGGTCGAAGAAAAGGTCAGCCGTATCGAGCACCTGGCCCCGCGGGCCCAGACGCTCGACGTCAAGGTCACTCACCGTTCCTATCGCAATGGTCGGATGGAAGACGACACCGTTGAACTGACCCTCGACGGAAAGGGTCCCGTCGTGCGTGCGGAGGCGACCGACGCGGACAAGTTCGCCGCTCTCGACCTCGCGGTCGACAAGATCTCGGAGCAGATCCGCCGGGCGAAGGACAAGCGCATCGACGCGCGAAACCACCCGCGTGGAGCGAAGTTCGAGAAGGGCACGGGAGAGCTTTCCGGCATCGATGTGCAGCCCGCGTCCGTCGACGTGCTGCGCGCGGTTGCGACGGGCGAGGTGCCCGTGCAGAGCGACTCCGGCGCTGGCGAGGACTACTCGCCTGTCGTGATCCGCGAGAAGGAGTTCGGCGCCGAGTGGATGACGGCCGAGGAGGCCGTCGATCGCATGGAACTCGTCGGTCACGACTTCTTCCTCTTCATCGATGCGCGCACCGATCACCCGAGCGTGGTCTACCGCCGTAAGGGCTGGGACTACGGTGTGATCGCGCTGTCGACCCAGGCGCCGCCTCAGGCCGTCGCGTCCTGA
- a CDS encoding glycerophosphoryl diester phosphodiesterase membrane domain-containing protein: MTAYPAWTPASRPGIVPLHPFGFGTILGRSFTALRHNPRVLLGFALAVQTVAYLVVTVAIAGVALASFSRLDTLVEGTDDYDAVFFGSFALTAVVGLVLGVAAGGLSVLVQGVVVGEVAHAVVAEKPTLKVVWRRVRPVFWRLIGYAALTFAAAVVVFGILAGIVVAIYPVAIPLAVIAGVFFALGCIPLYLWLATKLFLVPSVIILEGVGVRRGIARSWRLTRGRFWSTLGVLVIISFAFSVIAQIISFPLGILSGAVSTIVAPTGASEPGGWTAFIVVQLLGQAGILLVQSIALVVQSTSAVLVYVDARMRTEGLDHDLASYVDARDAGGDDLPDPYRVGIGRTIAPVQPWAAPGMAALPAAWGPPAPGGTPAGWGAPPPPPYAAASGAPFGTPQAAPPSGPAPATPPYAAAPPAPPAAAAPPYAAAPPVAAAPPAPPTSPAVAPADPSPAEPTDAAGPARPPAPPTTTWAPPGARTDDT, encoded by the coding sequence GTGACCGCGTACCCCGCCTGGACCCCCGCGTCGCGCCCGGGCATCGTCCCGCTGCATCCGTTCGGTTTCGGCACGATCCTCGGCCGGTCGTTCACGGCCCTGCGTCACAATCCCCGCGTGCTCCTCGGCTTCGCGCTCGCCGTGCAGACGGTCGCCTACCTGGTGGTCACCGTGGCGATCGCGGGAGTCGCCCTCGCGAGCTTCTCCCGCCTCGACACCCTCGTCGAAGGCACCGACGACTACGACGCGGTGTTCTTCGGCTCGTTCGCGCTGACCGCCGTCGTCGGACTCGTCCTCGGCGTGGCGGCCGGGGGCCTCAGCGTACTGGTGCAGGGGGTCGTCGTCGGCGAGGTCGCGCATGCGGTCGTCGCCGAGAAACCCACCCTGAAGGTGGTCTGGCGTCGCGTGCGCCCGGTCTTCTGGCGCCTGATCGGCTACGCGGCCCTCACGTTCGCCGCAGCCGTGGTGGTGTTCGGGATCCTCGCGGGAATCGTGGTCGCCATCTACCCCGTGGCCATCCCCCTCGCGGTCATCGCCGGTGTGTTCTTCGCGCTCGGCTGCATCCCGCTCTACCTGTGGCTCGCGACCAAGCTCTTCCTCGTGCCCTCGGTGATCATCCTCGAGGGCGTCGGCGTCCGACGGGGGATCGCGCGGTCGTGGCGCCTCACCCGCGGGCGCTTCTGGTCGACGCTGGGCGTGCTCGTGATCATCTCCTTCGCCTTCAGCGTGATCGCGCAGATCATTTCCTTCCCGCTGGGGATCCTCTCGGGCGCGGTGTCGACGATCGTCGCCCCGACCGGTGCCTCCGAACCGGGCGGCTGGACCGCGTTCATCGTCGTACAGCTGCTGGGGCAGGCCGGCATCCTGCTCGTCCAGTCCATCGCCCTCGTCGTACAGTCCACGTCCGCGGTGCTCGTCTACGTCGATGCGCGCATGCGCACCGAGGGACTCGACCACGATCTCGCCTCCTACGTCGACGCCCGCGACGCCGGCGGCGACGATCTGCCCGACCCGTATCGCGTGGGCATCGGTCGCACGATCGCTCCCGTGCAGCCGTGGGCAGCTCCCGGAATGGCGGCTCTGCCGGCGGCATGGGGTCCTCCCGCGCCCGGTGGGACCCCCGCGGGCTGGGGTGCACCCCCGCCCCCGCCGTACGCCGCCGCCTCGGGGGCACCCTTCGGCACCCCGCAGGCGGCTCCTCCCTCCGGCCCTGCACCGGCCACCCCGCCGTACGCTGCCGCGCCGCCGGCGCCGCCCGCGGCTGCGGCACCGCCGTACGCCGCCGCCCCGCCCGTGGCCGCCGCACCGCCCGCTCCCCCCACCTCCCCGGCGGTCGCCCCCGCCGACCCTTCACCGGCCGAGCCGACTGACGCCGCCGGGCCAGCGCGTCCCCCCGCGCCGCCCACGACCACGTGGGCGCCGCCCGGCGCCCGCACCGACGACACGTGA
- a CDS encoding DUF4129 domain-containing protein encodes MSPVIADLTSVLASLLPDADEAREWAERELSDPAYQAAEPTLIDRLARAVVDFFGELLKNSASGGWGPSALIVLALLLIAGIVVGILIWGRPRALARAQPPARALFDDDDGRSAEELRADASAAAVRSDWDAAIVLRFRAFARGLTERGLVDPPPGATVRAFARASASALPSLETRLDEAAGIFDDVRYLRRPGTEERYRVVADLDDAAIRARPLSLAPVSTT; translated from the coding sequence GTGAGCCCCGTGATCGCGGACCTGACCTCGGTCCTGGCCTCGCTGCTCCCCGACGCCGACGAAGCACGGGAGTGGGCAGAGCGCGAACTGTCCGACCCGGCGTACCAGGCGGCCGAACCGACGCTGATCGACCGTCTCGCCCGGGCGGTCGTCGACTTCTTCGGCGAACTGCTGAAGAACTCCGCGTCCGGTGGTTGGGGTCCGTCCGCCCTCATCGTGCTGGCGCTGCTCCTCATCGCCGGCATCGTCGTCGGCATCCTCATCTGGGGCCGACCTCGTGCGCTCGCGCGCGCGCAGCCACCGGCCCGGGCCCTGTTCGACGATGACGACGGCCGCTCCGCGGAAGAGCTACGGGCCGACGCGTCCGCCGCGGCGGTGCGGTCCGACTGGGACGCGGCGATCGTGCTGCGCTTCCGAGCCTTCGCTCGCGGTCTCACCGAACGTGGCCTGGTCGACCCCCCGCCGGGGGCGACGGTGCGGGCGTTCGCCCGCGCCTCCGCCTCCGCCCTCCCCTCACTGGAGACGCGCCTCGACGAGGCCGCCGGGATCTTCGATGACGTGCGGTACCTCCGCCGGCCCGGCACCGAGGAGCGCTACCGCGTGGTGGCCGACCTCGACGACGCCGCCATCCGCGCGCGCCCCCTGTCGCTCGCTCCGGTGTCGACGACGTGA
- a CDS encoding LpqB family beta-propeller domain-containing protein, whose translation MRRALSLLSLTLVLVLSACTGLPTAGYVNPGRGPQSDDAQTFAFVPDGPQDDASPAEIVEGFLRAGSGPADDWATAKLFLAPGTQWDPRARVTIDRLADRRATATADGSGVNVAVSTIASVDGDGAYSPAVDGTTETLGFSLTRVDEQWRISAAPDGVVLYEEVFPTVYQSASIAYFDPTWSFIVPDVRWFPRPLVASRVATALVDGQPSAWLEGAVKNAFPEDLSLVGRSVTLSSGGVAQVQLPRAALSLDTTTLDRMQTQLTRSLATAGISEVQMTVEGTPIAANEVPVRVTRVDPPPAVLTADGTFGILSGDQVSTIPGLSDAVESLAPESIEIEADRSLAAVRTAQGTVASALADGRTFLLDDRPGLVAPSIDASGLIWSVPASAPAQLRAFTAEGVPSEIGNAWPDASGITSFQISRDGTRVAAIVTVAGVREVWVAGILRTTGEVNLGPPHVLSFSEPGAFDLAWLDDANIGVLALDDGVSHLRELGVGGRGTTGAAPDGARSLAGGSTSVRVLDETGRLFSRRGSSWTLVADDVRVLAAQQGTAS comes from the coding sequence GTGAGACGCGCGTTGTCGCTGCTGAGCCTGACCCTCGTCCTCGTCCTCTCGGCCTGCACGGGCCTCCCCACGGCGGGATACGTCAATCCCGGCCGCGGGCCGCAGAGTGACGACGCGCAGACGTTCGCCTTCGTCCCGGATGGCCCCCAGGACGATGCCTCGCCGGCGGAGATCGTCGAGGGCTTCCTCCGAGCCGGTTCGGGTCCCGCCGACGACTGGGCGACGGCCAAGCTCTTCCTCGCGCCGGGGACGCAGTGGGACCCCCGGGCGCGCGTCACGATCGACCGCCTGGCCGATCGACGCGCCACCGCCACGGCAGACGGCTCCGGCGTGAACGTCGCCGTGTCGACGATCGCGAGCGTCGACGGGGACGGGGCGTACTCACCGGCCGTGGACGGCACGACCGAGACCCTCGGCTTCTCCCTCACCCGTGTCGACGAGCAATGGCGCATCAGCGCGGCCCCGGACGGTGTGGTGCTCTACGAAGAGGTCTTCCCGACGGTGTACCAGTCGGCATCCATCGCGTACTTCGACCCCACCTGGAGCTTCATCGTCCCGGACGTGCGCTGGTTCCCCCGCCCGCTGGTGGCAAGTCGCGTCGCCACCGCCCTCGTCGACGGCCAGCCGAGCGCCTGGTTGGAGGGGGCCGTCAAGAACGCGTTCCCCGAGGATCTCTCGCTCGTCGGACGTTCGGTCACGTTGTCGTCGGGCGGAGTCGCCCAGGTGCAGCTGCCCCGGGCCGCGCTGAGCCTGGACACCACGACACTCGATCGCATGCAGACCCAACTGACGCGCAGTCTTGCCACGGCGGGCATCAGCGAGGTGCAGATGACCGTCGAGGGCACGCCCATCGCCGCGAACGAGGTGCCCGTGCGCGTGACGCGCGTCGACCCGCCCCCCGCGGTGCTGACCGCCGACGGTACGTTCGGCATCCTGTCGGGCGACCAGGTGTCCACCATCCCGGGACTCTCCGACGCCGTCGAGTCCCTCGCGCCGGAGTCGATCGAGATCGAGGCGGATCGCAGCCTCGCAGCCGTCCGCACCGCGCAGGGCACGGTCGCCAGCGCTCTGGCCGACGGCCGCACTTTCCTGCTGGATGATCGTCCCGGTCTCGTCGCGCCATCGATCGACGCGTCCGGCCTGATCTGGAGCGTGCCGGCGTCGGCTCCGGCGCAGCTGCGCGCCTTCACCGCCGAGGGCGTCCCCTCCGAGATCGGCAACGCCTGGCCCGATGCGTCGGGGATCACGTCCTTCCAGATCTCGCGAGACGGCACGCGTGTCGCGGCCATCGTCACGGTGGCCGGCGTCCGGGAGGTCTGGGTCGCCGGCATCCTGCGCACCACGGGTGAGGTGAATCTGGGCCCGCCGCACGTGCTGTCCTTCTCCGAGCCCGGGGCGTTCGACCTGGCGTGGCTCGATGACGCGAACATCGGCGTGCTCGCGCTCGATGATGGCGTCAGTCACCTCCGCGAACTCGGCGTCGGCGGGCGGGGAACCACCGGCGCGGCCCCCGACGGCGCTCGTTCCCTGGCGGGAGGAAGCACGAGCGTGCGAGTGCTCGACGAGACCGGTCGCTTGTTCAGCCGCCGGGGGAGTTCCTGGACCCTGGTGGCCGACGACGTCCGCGTGCTCGCGGCGCAGCAGGGCACCGCCTCCTGA
- the mtrB gene encoding MtrAB system histidine kinase MtrB, with protein MRDWRSVRERLITLWRRSLRFRTIVITVALTATTILVTCLAMALVIQNELFTARKDQVLLEAQRATASAQATLDAAVDSTDPAAAQTLMNGIATRLSQQSSSDLIALYRIGPPSPLAPQPFISPTFESDLVTPELRTQVQSSPDLQWWQSVALPAENDRQVPGILVGHQLRFPAQDGVDYYELYMGYDLASAAQTLSFVQVLLWVVGLILVVLIGAIAWVVLRSVTTPIADAAETSAKLAAGDLAVRLPVRGEDELATLNRSFNAMADSIESQIKELADLSLVQQRFVSDVSHELRTPLTTIKLAADMINDQREEFDPVTGRAAELLHAQVQRFEVLLTDLLEISRYDAGSVQLELEATSLASLAEDVIASMEQLAENHGSDVRLVAPGGYTPVDMDARRIRRIVRNLLGNAIEHGEGRPIVVSVDSDRDAVALGVRDFGLGMRAEDVERVFDRFWRADPSRVRTIGGTGLGLSIALGDARLHGGTLAVWSEPGRGSNFVLTLPRDGRPRGSSPLPLVPDDEQGGTLEALGITQPISLARTTTRGTP; from the coding sequence ATGCGCGATTGGCGCAGTGTCCGGGAACGGCTCATCACCCTGTGGCGCCGGTCGCTGCGGTTCCGCACCATCGTCATCACGGTCGCGCTGACCGCGACGACAATCCTCGTCACGTGTCTCGCCATGGCGCTGGTCATTCAGAACGAGCTCTTCACCGCGCGGAAGGACCAGGTCCTCCTGGAGGCGCAGCGTGCCACCGCCTCCGCACAGGCGACCCTCGACGCCGCCGTCGACTCCACCGATCCGGCGGCCGCGCAGACCCTGATGAACGGCATCGCGACGCGGTTGTCGCAGCAGTCCTCGAGCGACCTCATCGCGCTGTACCGCATCGGACCGCCGTCGCCCCTCGCGCCGCAGCCCTTCATCTCTCCGACGTTCGAGTCCGATCTCGTCACGCCGGAGCTGCGCACGCAGGTGCAGTCGAGCCCGGATCTGCAGTGGTGGCAGTCCGTCGCGCTGCCGGCCGAGAACGACCGTCAGGTTCCGGGCATCCTGGTCGGGCACCAGCTGCGCTTTCCCGCCCAAGACGGTGTCGACTACTACGAGCTCTATATGGGGTACGACCTCGCCAGCGCCGCGCAGACGCTCTCTTTCGTGCAGGTGCTGCTCTGGGTGGTCGGCCTGATCCTCGTCGTGTTGATCGGCGCCATCGCCTGGGTGGTGCTGCGGTCGGTGACGACCCCGATCGCCGATGCCGCCGAGACCAGCGCGAAGCTCGCCGCGGGCGATCTGGCCGTGCGGCTCCCGGTCCGAGGGGAGGACGAGCTGGCGACGCTGAACAGGTCGTTCAACGCGATGGCCGACAGCATCGAGTCGCAGATCAAGGAGCTCGCCGACCTCTCCCTCGTGCAGCAGCGCTTCGTCTCCGACGTCTCGCACGAGTTGCGTACCCCGCTGACCACGATCAAGCTCGCGGCCGACATGATCAACGACCAGCGCGAGGAGTTCGACCCGGTCACCGGGCGTGCCGCCGAACTCCTGCACGCGCAGGTGCAGCGCTTCGAGGTGCTGTTGACCGATCTCCTGGAGATCAGTCGCTACGACGCCGGATCGGTGCAGCTCGAACTCGAAGCGACCAGCCTCGCCTCCCTCGCCGAAGACGTGATCGCGTCGATGGAGCAGCTCGCCGAGAACCACGGCTCTGACGTGCGCCTCGTCGCACCGGGTGGGTACACGCCCGTCGACATGGACGCCCGCCGCATCCGGAGGATCGTGCGCAACCTTCTGGGCAACGCGATCGAGCATGGCGAAGGGCGGCCGATCGTCGTCTCCGTCGACAGCGATCGGGATGCCGTCGCCCTCGGGGTGCGCGACTTCGGTCTGGGAATGCGTGCCGAGGACGTCGAGCGCGTCTTCGACCGGTTCTGGCGCGCCGACCCCTCGCGCGTCCGGACGATCGGCGGGACGGGACTCGGCCTCTCGATCGCCCTCGGTGACGCCCGTCTGCACGGAGGAACGCTCGCGGTGTGGTCGGAACCGGGGCGCGGGTCCAACTTCGTGTTGACGCTGCCGCGTGACGGACGCCCACGGGGGAGCTCGCCCCTGCCCCTCGTGCCCGACGACGAACAGGGCGGCACTCTCGAGGCGCTCGGTATCACGCAGCCCATCTCCCTCGCCCGCACCACGACACGGGGGACGCCGTGA
- a CDS encoding phosphoribosyltransferase family protein, which produces MPRLLAAVRTVVPALNEALTFWLPLACAGCGALDVGLCTGCRRALAPDPFRRRTGSGLAVTSAVEFSGVPARVLRALKEEGRTSLARAFAPALAAVLAEATASGAVVTTVPSSRAAYRRRGYRPVDLLVRHSGWRPVPLLRVARTPRDQRGLGRDARHANVGGAFVSRPVTGHRVVVVDDVITTGATLDDAARALRAAGASDVVAVTVSHTPRRRASSDEPQVIRT; this is translated from the coding sequence ATGCCCCGCCTCCTCGCCGCCGTTCGCACCGTCGTTCCCGCGCTCAACGAGGCGTTGACGTTCTGGCTCCCTCTCGCGTGCGCGGGGTGCGGGGCGCTCGACGTGGGACTGTGCACCGGATGCCGCCGCGCCCTGGCCCCGGATCCGTTCCGACGCCGCACCGGGTCGGGGCTGGCCGTGACCAGTGCGGTGGAGTTCTCGGGCGTACCCGCGCGTGTTCTGCGCGCCCTGAAAGAAGAGGGGCGAACCTCGCTCGCCCGTGCCTTCGCCCCCGCGCTCGCGGCAGTGCTCGCCGAGGCCACCGCGTCGGGGGCGGTCGTGACGACGGTGCCCTCGTCGCGGGCGGCCTACCGGCGGCGGGGGTATCGGCCGGTGGACCTGCTCGTCCGACACAGCGGCTGGCGCCCCGTCCCGTTGCTGCGCGTCGCGCGGACGCCGCGTGACCAACGCGGACTCGGTCGCGACGCGCGCCACGCGAACGTCGGGGGAGCGTTCGTCTCGCGTCCGGTCACCGGTCACCGCGTGGTCGTCGTCGATGACGTCATCACCACCGGCGCCACCCTCGACGACGCGGCTCGCGCCCTGCGGGCCGCCGGTGCGAGCGATGTCGTGGCGGTGACGGTGTCGCACACGCCGCGTCGCAGGGCGTCCTCAGATGAACCGCAGGTGATTCGTACGTGA
- the mtrA gene encoding MtrAB system response regulator MtrA — MTSRILVVDDDTALAEMIGIVLRTEGFDTVFCADGAQAVEAWRSEKPDLILLDLMLPGVDGIEICTRVRAESGIPIIMLTARTDTADVVKGLESGADDYIVKPFNPKELVARIRTRLRPSQAPVDETLRIGDLVVDVAAHEVRRGDAPIALTPLEFELLVALAEKPQQVFSREMLLEQVWGYHYKADTRLVNVHVQRLRAKIEADPDNPRIVTTVRGVGYRAGAVA; from the coding sequence ATGACTTCACGGATCCTGGTTGTCGATGACGACACCGCACTGGCCGAGATGATCGGCATCGTGCTGCGCACCGAGGGATTCGACACCGTCTTCTGCGCCGACGGCGCGCAGGCGGTCGAGGCCTGGCGCAGCGAGAAGCCCGATCTGATCCTCCTCGACCTCATGTTGCCCGGAGTCGACGGCATCGAGATCTGCACGCGCGTGCGGGCGGAGTCCGGCATCCCGATCATCATGCTCACCGCCCGCACCGACACCGCCGACGTGGTGAAGGGGCTCGAGTCGGGGGCCGACGACTACATCGTCAAGCCCTTCAACCCGAAGGAGCTCGTCGCTCGCATCCGCACCCGGTTGCGGCCCTCGCAGGCCCCGGTCGACGAGACCCTGCGCATCGGTGATCTCGTCGTCGACGTCGCCGCGCACGAAGTGCGTCGCGGCGATGCACCGATCGCGCTCACCCCCTTGGAGTTCGAGTTGCTCGTGGCCCTCGCCGAGAAGCCTCAGCAGGTGTTCTCTCGCGAGATGCTGCTCGAGCAGGTCTGGGGCTACCACTACAAGGCCGACACCCGTCTGGTGAACGTTCACGTCCAGCGCCTACGCGCGAAGATCGAGGCCGACCCCGACAACCCTCGCATCGTCACCACCGTCCGCGGTGTGGGCTATCGCGCCGGCGCGGTGGCTTGA
- a CDS encoding DUF4350 domain-containing protein, whose product MTATTDAGVAAPARRRAALGWAALVAALLVIGLVGTTLVYGGWTQKALLDPESPAPDGTRALVRILEEQGVRVTVARDRAAAERALDGGDATLVMRDAPMLSDTALRSLADRARSVVLVEPRSRALDVLMDGSTLGGYVDDRATDAGCDLPAPRAAGTARTGELMRPGSGVTGCYPVDGEFGVLVADRGDGRTVTALDGMATMTNAALPLDGNAALAIGTLATTGTVVWYVPSPADADPDTAVPTIGDLTPPWVTPGIVLLLLAALVAAIWRGRRFGPLVTERLPVMVRATETTEGRARLYAASGDAPHALDELRRATRGRLVRSLGLAAHTPAEQIADAVAERLRADRTVIHGILISDTPARDRDLVAASDRLRDLETSVRAALHTERTTR is encoded by the coding sequence GTGACGGCGACCACCGATGCGGGCGTCGCCGCCCCCGCCCGACGCCGCGCCGCTCTGGGGTGGGCCGCCCTCGTCGCGGCCCTGCTGGTGATCGGGCTCGTCGGCACGACGCTCGTCTACGGCGGGTGGACGCAGAAGGCCCTCCTCGACCCCGAGTCCCCCGCGCCCGACGGCACCCGCGCGCTCGTGCGCATCCTGGAGGAGCAGGGCGTCCGCGTGACCGTGGCCCGCGACCGCGCCGCGGCCGAACGCGCCCTCGACGGGGGCGACGCCACCCTCGTCATGCGTGATGCCCCGATGCTGTCGGACACCGCCCTGCGGTCGCTCGCCGACCGGGCGCGCAGCGTCGTCCTCGTCGAACCGCGCTCGCGTGCACTCGATGTGCTGATGGACGGTTCCACTCTCGGGGGATACGTCGACGACCGCGCGACCGACGCCGGATGCGACCTCCCCGCACCGCGCGCCGCGGGCACCGCGCGCACGGGCGAGCTGATGCGTCCCGGATCCGGAGTCACCGGGTGCTATCCGGTCGACGGCGAGTTCGGCGTGCTCGTCGCCGACCGGGGCGACGGCCGCACCGTGACGGCGCTCGACGGCATGGCGACGATGACCAACGCCGCCCTTCCCCTCGACGGCAACGCCGCCCTCGCCATCGGCACGTTGGCGACCACCGGCACGGTGGTCTGGTACGTTCCCTCGCCGGCCGACGCCGACCCCGACACGGCCGTTCCCACGATCGGTGACCTCACTCCGCCGTGGGTGACACCGGGCATCGTGCTCCTCCTGCTCGCCGCCCTCGTCGCGGCGATCTGGCGAGGACGCCGGTTCGGCCCGCTCGTCACCGAACGCCTCCCGGTGATGGTGCGGGCCACCGAGACCACCGAGGGCCGCGCGCGGCTCTACGCCGCATCGGGCGACGCCCCGCACGCCCTCGACGAACTGCGCCGAGCCACGAGAGGTCGCCTCGTGCGCAGTCTGGGCCTCGCCGCCCACACCCCCGCCGAGCAGATCGCCGACGCGGTCGCCGAGCGGCTTCGGGCGGACCGCACCGTGATCCACGGCATCCTGATCTCCGACACTCCCGCCAGAGACCGCGACCTGGTCGCCGCGAGCGACCGGCTGCGCGACCTCGAGACGAGCGTGCGCGCCGCGCTCCACACCGAAAGGACCACCCGATG